The Glycine max cultivar Williams 82 chromosome 12, Glycine_max_v4.0, whole genome shotgun sequence genome window below encodes:
- the LOC100791118 gene encoding signaling peptide TAXIMIN 2: protein MGEEEGCECRPLGFLLGLPFALLALILSLVGAVIWALGSILSCLCPCCICCAGLANLAVSLVKLPIKVLRWFTRQIPC from the exons atgggagaagaagaaggttgcgAATGCAGGCCACTGGGTTTCTTGCTCGGATTGCCCTTTGCTCTCTTGGCTTTGATTTTATCTCTTGTGGGTGCTGTTATCTGGGCTCTTGG ATCTATATTGAGTTGCTTGTGCCCATGTTGCATTTGCTGTGCTGGATTGGCCAATTTGGCTGTGAGTCTTGTAAAGCTTCCAATAAAAGTTCTTAGATGGTTCACTCGTCAAATTCCTTGCTAG